The Microvirga thermotolerans sequence ACAGCTCGCGGGACAGGAAGAACTGCCCCACCATGAAGACCGAGATCAGGAAGACGATGGACAGGAGCAGGGTCGAGAGCGCGTCGACGAAGCCCGGCCAGTAGTTGAGCTGTCCCTGGCGGCCCCTGCGGCGTCCTCCCGTGCTGGCGACCGGCATCAGGGCAGCCTTTCACGGGCGAGACGGTCGAGCACCTGCTTCAGCTCCTTCTCGCGGGCGGCCTGAGCCTCCACCCAGTCCCGGATCATCTGCTGCTCGGCACGCATGTGCTGGACGAGACCCTGGACCCCCTCCGCGAGGTTCGCCATGGCCTGGGTCGAGGCGCGCCCGCCCGCCCCCTCGTTGACCGCGGCGGCGAGGCGGTTGAGGGCGAGGGCGATGTCCCCGGAGGTTCCGGCGGAGCGGAGCGAGAGGTCGGGAGCGGTGTCGGTGGTCGAGGTGGCGAGCCAGTCCTCCAGCTCCGTGTAGAAGCGGTTCTGGGCCTGGCCGGCCTGCAGGTCGAGGAAGCCCAGCACCAGGGACCCGGCGAGGCCGAAGAGGGAGGCCGAGAACGACAGGCCCATGCCCTGGAGCGGCCCGGACAGGGAGTTCTTCAACTCGTCGAAGAGCACCGCCGTGTCCTGCCCCGTGCGCAGGGAGGAGATGATCCGCCCCACCGACCCCACCGTGTCGATCAGGCCCCAGAAGGTGCCGAGGAGGCCGAGGAACACGAGAAGGCCGGCGAGATAGCGCAGGATCTCGCGGCTCTCGTCCAGGCGGGCGCCGATGGAATCGAGGAGGGAGCGGGTCGCGGTGACCGAAAGGAGCGAGTGCGTGGAGCGGTTGGCGATGAAGGCCGCGAGCGGGGCCAGGAGGACGGGAGTCGTCGGCTGCACGAGCCCCTGCTCGGCCTGGCGGATGGTGTTGACCCAGCGCACCTCCGGGAAGAGGCGCCAGACCTGGCGGATCGCCAGCACGATGCCGATGAACATCACGCCGACGATGAGGCTGTTGAGGCCCGGATTGGCGAGAAAGGCGTTCCAGATCTGCTTGTAGAGGATGAAGGCGACGAACCCCGCCAGGATCAGGAAAACCGCCATGCGGATGAGATAGATCCGCGGTGGGGTGAGGGGCTGGTCTTCCATTGGGATCCTGCTCGCTGGTGCCTCAAGACCGTTCCAATGTGACGGGACGGGGAGGCGGGATCAAGCATGGCTGCCCGGATCGTCCGCCTCCACGAACAGAAATTATCAGCCTTTCGCCTTCTTCAAGAGCTTCACCAGCTCGCGGTGCAGCACTTCGTTGCCGCAGGCCACGCTTCCGGTGGCCATGGGGTTACTCCCTCCGTCCGCATCGGAGATGAAGCCTCCGGCCTCGCGGATCATCAGGATGCCTGCGGCGACGTCCCAGGAGTTGAGCCCCCTCTCCCAATAGGCGTCGAGCCGCCCGCAGGCCACGTAGGCAAGGTCGAGGGCCGCGGCGCCCCAGCGGCGCATGCCGCCCGCATAGCCCATGACGACGGAGGATTCGCGCAGGAACAGGCCGTGGTCGCCCTTGCCGATATGGGGCAGGCCGCAGGCGATCACCGCGTCGGCCAGGTCGTTGCGGGCGGCGACCCGGATGCGCCGGTTGTTGAGATAGGCGCCCTTGCCCTTCTCGGCGATGAAGAGCTCGTCCTTGGCGGGATCGTAGATCACGCCGGCCACGATCTGCCCGTCGCGCTCGAGGCCGACGGAGAGCGCGAAATGCGGCAGGCCGTGGAGGAAGTTCGTGGTGCCGTCGAGGGGGTCGATGTGCCAGCGGTGGCTCGGGTCCCGGCCTTCGACGACGCCGCCCTCCTCCATCACGAACCCGTAGTCGGGGCGGGCCTTCTCAAGGGATTCGCGCAGGATCTTCTCCGCCTTGCGGTCCGCCGCCGAGACGAAGTCGCCGGGCCCCTTGCGGGACACCTGGAGGTTCTCGATCTCGCCGAAGTCGCGCTTGAGGGAGCGCGAGGCCTTCATTACGGCATCGGTCATGACGGTCATGAGGGGCGAACGGATCATCGTCGGGCGGTCCTGAAACGGCGGGAGGGAATGCGGTCCGGATGGACCATGGGAGGGGGCGCACGTCAAGCGTTGCGGAGCATGGCGGCCATTCCGGGGCGGTCCCGGCCG is a genomic window containing:
- a CDS encoding flagellar motor protein MotA encodes the protein MEDQPLTPPRIYLIRMAVFLILAGFVAFILYKQIWNAFLANPGLNSLIVGVMFIGIVLAIRQVWRLFPEVRWVNTIRQAEQGLVQPTTPVLLAPLAAFIANRSTHSLLSVTATRSLLDSIGARLDESREILRYLAGLLVFLGLLGTFWGLIDTVGSVGRIISSLRTGQDTAVLFDELKNSLSGPLQGMGLSFSASLFGLAGSLVLGFLDLQAGQAQNRFYTELEDWLATSTTDTAPDLSLRSAGTSGDIALALNRLAAAVNEGAGGRASTQAMANLAEGVQGLVQHMRAEQQMIRDWVEAQAAREKELKQVLDRLARERLP
- a CDS encoding inositol monophosphatase family protein, whose amino-acid sequence is MIRSPLMTVMTDAVMKASRSLKRDFGEIENLQVSRKGPGDFVSAADRKAEKILRESLEKARPDYGFVMEEGGVVEGRDPSHRWHIDPLDGTTNFLHGLPHFALSVGLERDGQIVAGVIYDPAKDELFIAEKGKGAYLNNRRIRVAARNDLADAVIACGLPHIGKGDHGLFLRESSVVMGYAGGMRRWGAAALDLAYVACGRLDAYWERGLNSWDVAAGILMIREAGGFISDADGGSNPMATGSVACGNEVLHRELVKLLKKAKG